AGGCGCATGAAAATCAAATAAGGATAACATAGTATCATTAAAGCAATTCAGTTTGTCATCAATTGTATTAAGATCAAAGACAGCCTCCCAATTCATCAATTACAGATCCTCATTAAAGGCACGAACGTCAATACCACGGAGATCACGAAAACTAATAACTCTAGTCTTAGACTTAGTACTCAGTGATATCGctaaatcacaaaaaactaACAGGTGATCCGAGAACCCAACATCGACAGTGTCACAAACACGAAGAGGCAACTcatttgataaaataataacatcaaTGAGTGTTTCAGAAAAATTGGTGATACGAGTTGACTGGTTAACAATCTGCCTTAAACTAAAAGTATTTAGAGCATATTTAAGACAAAATGATAATAGACAGTGATTTGCAGATTTCAAGTGTACTACTTTACCCTGGCATACTTCGGATCCGTGTCCAAAACTGTGACATGAAAACGGTGAAGACAAAGCTTCTTTATGTCTATTATGAGGCAgatgaaaatgtgaaaaaaaaacagcaTTGTTACTAACTTTAGAAATTAGTCTCGGTGTACTTGGATATACATAGTTGAGTCACAAGTCTTATGGAAATCATAAGGATAACCGATGTGGAGTGCTCTAGTGGCTAAAGATAATGTTGTTGTCCAGTTTGTCCGACTTCCGGTCAGCTAGTTAATCTTTCAACTAACTACGGCAATCAGACAAGCTTGCAAAAATAGATGGAAAAcagaaatatatatttataaaaaatataaaatattacttaacgttttattgataaattcaattttcaatgacaaataattttcttaatctctaaatttatttctactaAAAACCGATTTATGAACAAAAGAAGTTAACGTTAACAAAGAAACGCAAACGATATAACTTACAAATATCATATAAATCCGACTTGCCCATGGCATAAACTTCAAAAATGGATACAACCAGATTTcgttgaaataaaatgtacataaaagcctaaaaataaataatgttaagataaacttatttttatggaaattttatttaatcattaaaaaaaaataatcaacttACGTAGTTccataaattgttaaaaataatgttaacgCCAAAATGGAATGTTTAAAAATCGGCATGCGAATACTTCTTTGTAAAAACACTTCAATTAACGGTAAGATGATAATAACAGCATGCATTGAATAATTTCCCCATGCCGGTACAATATCTTCAATTATAATTGGGTAAATTAACTCCCTATTTGCGGTGAAAACagaccaaaataataaaactatataaatagaaatagGAGATACGATGGAAACGTTAacgaatttcaaaataatctcCAATTTTTTCGCGTAACTTTTACATTGTTTATAATCGATTCTCGCTAAGACATAACAAATTACAACCGTACTTAAATAACATGTttgtaaaatctaaaattaaataatttattaagttaaaaagatagctttatataaaatacatttttcttaCCATATTCCATATTGTTAAATATCTAAATCCAAATTGCGCAACCAATTTTAATTGGGTATTGTTGGACGTTGATGTTAAATGATTATATCCAACGACAATATTTGCCGTTCCATGATGAATTAAAAGGGGAACGTAAAAACCTATTGAGATTCTTTCCATAGCGGAAGGTTTAAATTACTGATGATAATATCAGATGTAAAGGAAATTGTATGTCACAAAAAATTTGTTACCGACGTTTTAATTACCATTGATGACTTCGTGCCACTTATTTAAGGTTAccacattttaaaaaatagttaaaaaagatttcaaGGAGAACTGCATATAAAAACCGgtgatattataatttatttaaatattatttatgttcAATTTGTCTGTAAAATAATCAaactgaaataagaaattgtggaaggttaataaaaaaaaaaatatttagtgtATATTATTTAGATCATAAAATCCCTAAAAATCCAAGATGAGAAATAATACTTCGACTGCCTATAATAGATAATAAAGAATACCAATATTATAAATTGTACTCGTTACCAACTTTTCtcaataatacttttatttaaatacaacCCAATcactatattattttaatgaatgatgAATGTGATAAT
This genomic stretch from Onthophagus taurus isolate NC chromosome 7, IU_Otau_3.0, whole genome shotgun sequence harbors:
- the LOC111421516 gene encoding androgen-dependent TFPI-regulating protein-like is translated as MERISIGFYVPLLIHHGTANIVVGYNHLTSTSNNTQLKLVAQFGFRYLTIWNMILQTCYLSTVVICYVLARIDYKQCKSYAKKLEIILKFVNVSIVSPISIYIVLLFWSVFTANRELIYPIIIEDIVPAWGNYSMHAVIIILPLIEVFLQRSIRMPIFKHSILALTLFLTIYGTTLLCTFYFNEIWLYPFLKFMPWASRIYMIFVSYIVCVSLLTLTSFVHKSVFSRNKFRD